The DNA sequence agcactttttctcactttttGGTCTTTTGTTGAAGCTCTGGCTACCACTGTTAGACAACATGATACAATTGAAGGCTTCTGTGTGTGTGGCGGTGAACATTAGTTGTGTATGCTGATGGTCCCCTTTATTTCTCAGTAACTCCTTGACTTCTCTACCTCTGTCTGGAAATTATTTGTGGAATTATATggagtctagaacagtgtttctcaaactgtgggtcgggacccacttgctaggttgtgagccaattccaagtgagttcccattcatttcaatattttatttttaatatattagatttgatgctaccatagtatgggactgcatttgggaaaatgttacccatatgtacttttaacaggctactatgtgtatgcttttatcAATGACAGTAAttcgacttactcctgggtaaatgtgggtaggattgcagtgtacgattgttaaaaaatttcctgctttgatattgtcacttccggtcatgaagtcacttcctgtgggtcccgacagattctcattctaaaaagtgggtcctggtgctaaaaggttgagaaccgcTAGTCTAGGACATACAGAGAGATAATCCCTTGGATGGATGCTCAATTTGAAGATTTTCCTCACTTCTTCCCCCTATTGCCTGCGTTGTCTGTTTTTGCAGCTGTATGTTATATAACAAAGAGAACCAAAATTTCCAAAAAATCAGCAAAATTCACCTGGAACCTATGTGCACTTCTATTCAACTCATCAAGGAATATGAATACTGCTCTTCTGCAAATAGAACTTGTATGCCAAGGAATGTCATTTGATGATACTTGAGTATTTCTCTCAGTAAGTTTTCACTACTACTAGAAAGAACCCAAAAACACCATCAAAAGTTTCTGAATGAAGAACAAATAACCAACATATGAACAAAATCTGTGTGTGGCCAGTGCTGCACTCTGTATATAACTGCAGGACATTTTGTCCCTGTTAATCATTTTGGGTTCAGTACATCAGTCTGAGTTCTCCCTTGATGGATACCTGCTCCTGTGCAGTAGTGGGCTAGTACCATGCATTCAGAAAATTCCATTATATTCTACCAAACAATACATGACAAAATGGAAGGGCTGAATTAACTTTTTCATACAGCTTTATGTTATCTTTCTGTCCCAAATGAAAATTTTAATATCCCTAGGCTTTCAAGTTTTCCCTTAGTACCAGTGTGATATAGGCTCATTCATATTCATTCCACATCTGGCCACAAGAACCTTTTCCCTTGACAGTTGTCCTCCTCTCTAAAATCAACATCTAGTATGGTCAATTTGGGCAGACAGATTTTGCTTTCCTCTCAGTTGTGCTGCAAGATGCATTCTCATCCCTCTGAGTGACTTGAGGAGCTTCTCTTCCATTCAGGTTTGCTTTTGTACTcaaaggggagaggcagagaatAGAAAATTGTACTGTGTGTATGCTTACCGCTCTTGTGCAAGCCACTGATTCATCTGAAAGTTGTGAGGTAAGCATTGGCAACATTTTACTTCACAGTTTTGAATGTATAATTTTAGTTGGCTCTTTAATGACTATACTTAATGTCTAAGCATAGCATAACACAGACCTCTTAAAATCTGTTAACACACCAGGAAAACACATTATCTATCTGTTATATAAGCTGCCTTCCACTGTGCCTCGGTTCATGACACCAAAGTTCATGACACCACATTGCAGAATGTTTTTATTCTGCTAAAGTGTCCCTGCTTATTTCCCACTTGGTGACTCTCTGTGGAAATGTGCCAGAGATACATTGCCTCTTTGAGGAAAAAAGTTTTCTTATAAATACATGTGAACAATTTGCTCGGAGGTAGCATTTAGCTGTGCAGGATATTTTCAGGACATAAACTCCTTTCACTCTTCCAGCATTGCACAATAGCCTAAGAACATCCAAAGTTAGCAagtgttcccctcccccatcccaggcaTTATGGAACATGGGAATGGGAAGCTGTCTTATTACTCTTTATTTACATAGTTACATGCAGGGATGCTGAAATCTAGTTTATGGCAACCATGGAGTGATCTTCAGAATTTTCAGTCATGCCAAATTTTATTCTTCAAAAGTAACTTTCTTATCCTTTGACATTCATAACCAAGGTATAGACTGTACAAAGAAGATATGTGAAACTCAGTAGAATAGGTTAAGGCCTCCACTGCCTCGAGTAGTAATGTACTCTCTGCAGTTTTATCTCTATGAGAACCAACATGGTAGGAAACCTATTTCAAAATTTTCATTCTCCTTGAAGCTCTCTGAGTGGCTTTGGGCAAACATATCTGCAGACTAACCTATCTCACAGCATTGTAGCAGGCTAAAATGGGGTTTGACAGATTTGTTTTGGATTCAGGAGCCAGACAAATGTTTCATTTTTCAgggttttatgttttaaaaatgatgtgacaaaaaaaaaaaaaaaacctaatatGCCACATGGCATTAAAAAAGCAAGGATTGTGAGTCTCACCTTCCTGCTAACTGTGTGGCCCTTTTGGGTTGAACATGGGTGGTTTGTAGAAGGGCAGGGCTAGGGAGGGAGCCTTTGTGTTCCATCAAATTTTAGGGCTGCCTGATGTTGCTGCATAGTTTTGTTCTTTCTTAAATGCTTCACGTCTGTAATCATACTTTCTGTGCATGCTTTCCCTCTCTTCTGTAGAACACGTATCACAAGGAATCTTGCTAGACTCACTGTTTGGTTCCTTACCAAAAACCTTCAGGCGCTGAATGCAAAGATATGTCTTGATCAACTGCATAATTAAATTTTGCCCTGCTTATTGAGTTCCTTTCTGCATTTTGACTTTTTTAATCCTTCAATACCTTTGTCAACCAACTTTAGCTTTGCCTGCATGTTCTGAAGCCCAAGAGCTGCATACTGAAAGCTCTGTTTGACTGAGAACCAGAAGAaatgctttaagccatttctgcccaacattgcatatacacaatagagattaaatgtgtacacctgtgggctgggcagaaatgggttaacctcaTTCTGtggtcttccccagccctgaTAACTACCTCGTGGTGTTCTTCCTTTATGAGTTTGCAGTTCCACAAGTGCTTCCTGGGCACCTCTGTCATATTCTCACAATGTGGGTCAAAGTGCTGGCAGGCTTCATTGCACCACCAACATAGTGCATTATATGTAACTCCTTAGCTATTCAGGAGCCATTTGCAATTTTCAAGTAAACTGACAAAATCGGACTTGTGTGGTCCTTTCTAAATAAAATTAGGTAGGTAAATATTTCAAATTAGCAAATATACCTACCTCAATAAACTTGTAgtttttgcttcatttttttgTGCTATGTGGCATATAAAAACTACACAGGGTTCATTGATAGGCTATGAGTTTTACAATGTATTTCTTAGGAAAACAATTCCTACCACCCCAAATTGTTTAACATTGTAGAATCTCACCTTTTTCCTGCAACCATGTTTttgcctctcttccttttgttGTTTCTTGGTTATTATTTGGAAACTTCTTTTGTCTCTGCTGGATATTTTAAAATCCCTAATGTCACTGTGCATGGCCACTTGGCCATCAATTTTggcttcttgattttttttttttttttgaagctatGACACACTTTTAAGTTCACAGGAGCAGCTTGGAATACTATAGGTTTGGTATTTCTAAGAGCATTTGCAGTTTGAATTTAGTGTCATTACTCAGGAACCTGAAGACAGAGGTGAGCAGAGCAGAGATGAGCAGAGGGCTTGTCACATGCTCACAAAGCCCACGTTCTCTTCTTGCCTGTTACAAGTTATCATCCTCTTCATTTTTATCTCTTACTGAACATAACTGGATTTTGGAGTTGTCTACATCTTGCTGTCTCACAGGTCTACAACGATAAATCTAGCATTTACAGTTTCAGCAACATAAAGTGAACTAGAGCCCACCTATGTCTCCTTGACTAGGGAAATAAACCTGCCAAAATATATTCCTGGTACCAAACTTCAGCAGGCTTTTGTGAGCTTGTAAGCTAGAAAAATTCCATGTACTTAAAACTAGAAGTGAAAGAGCATGAAATGTGAAGAATCTCAACTGAAAAAGTAGCTATACAGTATCCCCATGAGGTGCTAGCACATGGAGAACCGACCTGTCTTTAGAAATTTCAGACCCCACTGTAGATTGTCTGTGTTCATTTAAGGGCTTAAGCTTATTGTATAGAAATGCAATTCTATGCTCCTGATATGGTAATGTGTCCAATTAATGACAGTCAGTATGTATCTAAGTATTTAACCATGCATAGCCTTAACTTAGGGAGAAAGTAGTCCCATTAGAAAGTTCTATAATTCTCAAAAAAAGCCATGATTAAAAACTCATATAAGTGTAAACTCATTAAAAACTCACAATTCAAGAGTCTGTAGACCAGACTAGCAGTTTCATCACAAAAACATTCTGATTTCTTTACAAGAGTAAAAGAAATATACAATTTCACCTGATCTTATATAATGGGCTTATTAAATAGAACTCATTGGTATAGAACTAGAATGCCAGTTTATGGTATAATGATTATCAAATGATAGGACAAACACCACGATAGGGCTGTTGGAGCCTGGTGGATGATTTACTGACTGTGGCAAAAGTGGCTACAAAGAAAGTGTTTTTAGAATGAATAGGATGGAAGATCTGTCTAAAATAGAAACAACATTTTTTGATGGCAACTTGAACTGAAGTTTGGAAATTATTCTTgcgttacttttttaaaaaagattgcgAATTGGGTTTCTTTCATTGGGATGTATTTTTTAAGAACTGCCATTGTCAGCAGTATGGACTGGCCTTGAGACAGGgcccagttaaaaaaaaagactgatCTTCCAAGGTGTCTGCTGTTTGCAAGCCTGTCAATCTGAGACATGTAGAAAAGCCACAAATAATATCTTGGGTTTACTCCTCAAAGCAAGCTGTATATTGGAAAACGTGCTGTTCCTGAATTTCCATATTGTAAGTACTTCTTTTGAAATGAGACTAGCTGAGAAATGAGACTAGCCAACAGTTATGCTCTTAATCAATAGAGCCTGCTAGAGAAGGAAGCATATGGTTCTGCTGCCTAAAGAGACCTACTGGATAAAACAAAAGATACTATATTCACTCCAAGGGACTGGAGAAGATGTGTTGTCATTTAAGTTCTCTGGAGAGTGCTTTGGATACTGGCATTCATTATTTAGTGTACAATTTTGCCTTTGTTGTGGGAAGGTGTGGGTTAAATAAGCCGCCTGTGCTTGATAAGGGAGCTTGGTGAAGGAAATAGGTCAGATCTTCATCCTTGAATAAGCAGAGATGGTAGAGATTTACTGTTCCTCTCTTGAGCAGGAGAAGAGGTGCAGAGGTCTTGCAGTTAAATATAGTTAAGCTATGGAAGAGAATCAGGACTGGGCATTGCAAGTCAAATTCTTCTCCCCAAAGAGAAGGGGCTGGATATCTTCATCTTAGAAAATACAAGAAGAAGAACATCGTTCTACTTAGTTCTTCAGAGCTGTATCTTctgtggcttgcctgttcctgtcAGACTCTCTGAGTTTACAGCTCTCACAGCCCTGCTCACAGGCAGGTTCTAGGTGACAAAGAGCTTTGTACTTTTGCTGGAGCGGTTCAGAATTTTGTATTTTGCTTGTTAATATTTTGGAAGCAGGAGGGGACTTCTATGGAGCAGATTCCATATATAAGATTTGCCTATTCAAAACATATGAAACAAGGAAATTCTCTGAATGGGAGAACTGGCAAATAGTTTCCCACTGCtttcagtctagatcaggggtgcccaaaccccggccctggagccacttgtggccctcaagaactctcaatccagccctcagggagccctctgtctccaatgagtctctggccctccagagacttgctggagcccacgctgaccTGATGTAGCTGTTCTCAGAGTGACtaccaactgtttgacctctcacgtgagctgtgggatgagggctcctccactgcttgctgtttcacatctgtgatgcagcagtggcagcaaaggaaaggctggccttgcttagtgcaaggccttttataggtcttgagctattgcaagactttcattcattcatttaacttccatctctaatatattcatttatgtaaattcaaatttgaaatgtaaattaattctttttttccccccggcccccagcacagtgtcagagagatgatgtggctctcctgccaaaatgtttggacacccctggtctagatttaCAACAACACATGGCAGGAAATGCTCTGAAAGCTTACACAGGCTGGTGCATGAATTTGAAACTAGAAGACAAATTTTTCTTTTGCTGGGAACTCAGTCTGTGGCATAAACTGGAGTACCACACCATCTCAACCATCATCTGTAAAATAAGGATAGCGATCCTGTCTTGCAGGGTTGTGGTGAACAGTTTGCAAATGTAAAAGTGCTGGATAAATTAATAATAGCAGGATGTCAATTCTTCTTGACTGAGTTTGCCTTTTATGTAACACATCTTATATAATGAATGACATCTTGCTTCATGTATCTACCATTTTCTGGGGGCCAAAAATGAACACTGGGATATTACCCCTTGagcatctagaacagtggttctgaaactctgagggagttttactccctcagtaaatctttgtgggggaggggctagggcagcaatgcggATCGAGTCGCtgagggggggcgaggggggcacTTTTGACTTGCGTTATGTAGGCAGCCTGCTACAGTCCTACCTACATAATGTAAGTCAGAAGCGCCCcccatacaggttgagactaattatttgcgtgggttccgttccaagtggtcgcgtggatttaaaaaaaaaacactatatcaaatcaatttaaaacaaagtttctttgctccagtgattgaaaaatagccttgctgaccttttgactctaagataagagtatTTAGGAAGACAATctatcagcacttcactcagcccctcccttcaccaatgcaaaatgatcatgtttctttcatgcgctgggggaagggaggggtctgacagagagaaggattgatgggttgttagcctgctgcccccccctcattaaggaggctgttgttaaaggactgttcagtttttaaaactgattttaaagggatgcatttttctccttctcccaggatcagtacattctttctcatttgcaggggccatttgtgttgagtcaaatccgtgtataaaaaatccgtgtataaataggctggacctatatttatttattgtaatcttcctttctccctgaagggcacccatatggacacgatcctggggatcgcttccctgcttCCGTTAAAGGGACGGAGGAACCTTTACACGGACTGGTGGGTAGCGACCCActattttgagaaccactgatctaaaataTTAAATCCTATCACTTTGGAACAGGAACCTGGAATAATTAACCTGAATGTATCAGAATAGTGGTTATCTTTAGAGATGGGTACTGATCTATACTCTGTCAAGTAAACTCCTTTTTGCATTTTGCCTGTATAACTTCTTGAAATGCATACATCTTACTTGATCCCTGCATCGAAAGCTGTCCTGGATAAGTGGTCTCTTCCTATTCTGTATATGTTAAATCAGTAGTGGCCAACTAACAACTTACAGGCTATATctaacattcattcatttttttctagCCCCCTTATCTGCATCCCTCCCACTGAGAATGCAAGACATTCCTTTTCCAAGATAGTCACTCATTCTGTAAGGAAATAAGGTGACACTCAAGGCATCTCTAGTCAAGCCTTTCTTCTGTATCTTTGTTCAATATTGATACTGTCCAGGCAAAAAGTAGCAAGGGAGAGAACTGCATCCCGCTTCCAGTCTACCAGACACCCCCTTCCCATCAGGAAATAACATTAGCCCAAGAAGCTTCTGGGGCTTTCTCATGTGCACTCAAAGGAACCTTGTAACTTGCCTCACCCATGGGGAAGGGTTCCTTTATAAGTTCTTGGAATAGTATGTGAAAGTGAAATTCAGGGGAACATGCTACCAATACTGCTGCAGTGATGTGAGTTGTCCTGAATTCTCATTCTGGTACAGGTGCTCAATTTATGCCTAATGGTTACTAGGGTTGAAGAAAGGAATACACAAATGTACGCAGAATAGAGGGTGGGGAGCTGCAAAAATTTGCCGGGCTATATGTTGACAATGCAGATTTGCAAGTTGTGTCTAGATGTTTTAGTTTAAAAGTGATATACAAGTATTCTTAATAAcaggtagttcacaaagcagtttacatagggctccccaaagggcttgcagtctgaaaaagctgcaaaagaaacatcagcaacagccactgaaaaacaTGTCATTCTGGTGTGAAAATGGGCGAttgttctccctctgctaaatatgaCAACACAACTTTAGaaggtgcctcttagcccagttagcaggggatagtTACGTTTCTCTTCTCTCCATCATGTGCCATCACATACAGTGAAGTAGGTTCATGTAACAGACTAACTTTCAAGTTTACATCATTCTAGCATAGCTTCTGAATTTGATGCAAGGATGTTCTTTAGCCTAAATGGTGTATATGTACTTCGTATGGAAACATAGTTGGATACTACTTGTTGTAAATGTAGGATTAGTGGTAATTCACCCTGTGATATTTCCATGCATTTTCTGTTCTAAAGCTCTGGAAATTCAAGTGTCCTTTAAAAACAGGGGAGATACCATAGTGTTTTGTCACAATAGTGAGATTGTTCCTAGAAAGTGTAGTAAAATCTGATGGTTGCCAAGCAGTACAGGAAAAGATGTGGGAATCAGTTATACTTTCTTAAAAATAAcacacagccccatcctaaccagCGGTTATGTAGCAGGTGCAACTGTGCTACATCCTAGGCTGGGTTTTAGCAGGCTGGAGGCCTTCTTGAAataaggggaaatttgtccccttgcttcaGGAAAAGCACCAGCCTGGATAATGGGTCTATTTGGAGCTActccagctaaattgctggtgcaagttcaagtgaaACCGTCAGGATTCCAAgtctggggagggggataggataaggcGTGCATGGCTGCCAGtgagcccaccccctcccaagacTGCACTGGCAGGACAGTGCAGCCTTCCCCTGGCAACCCTGTTTTCTGCACTCTTGCAATACGTTTTACTGCACATTTTGCAACATCACGCACCAGCACAGCAGTCACTGCATTGGTGCAAAAAGGATTGTACTCACAGTGGTGGTAATTCTGTATAAATCTCACAGTTCATGTTGCTTCTTGCATTTTGACTTGCATGTTCTTGCATTAAAATTGATCTGGAGGTGAGGCCTCCAATCCACAGATtgtgaatccacggatatggcCAGTGTTggtactttggagctgcattgagctagacttggccccacctgagccctctggttGCCTCCCTCTGAGCCCTCTGATtcttgaagcctgcagaggcatgtccgcccactgcctctgcgagcttcagaatgACCTTTTGGGCTAAAAAAACGTTACTTGCTGTTTCCCAAGGTAATCTTGGGCACCTtaagccctccgaaggggactggagcactttctgaagcccgcagaggcagcgtgtgaaaaaatgctacttgtgcaaaaaaaaaagtgatgtttttatgccatataaggcattctgatgcCCAGGGGAGTCCTCCAGGAGCTTCCTCAGgcatcagaatgccttatatggcagaAAAGCATTTTTTCACAGGCTGCccttgcaggcttcagaaagttctccagagaggaccagagcacagctcaggtcccctttggagggcttaaggggcaAAAGATCACGAATTTGATTATTTTTACATGTGGTTATCCTTGTGTGTTCTTTATAATATCTGATGAGATGGTGTGGGgctaatgtataggattgtgaaGAAAATTATTAACTCGCATGGCTAATTAGAATTTCAGAAGAACATGATACAGAATGGCAGAATGGACCTTTCAGTAGTCAAGGAGCAAatctttaaaccagtgtttctcaaactgtgtgtctggacccactaggtgggtcgtgagccaatttcaggtgggtccccattcatttcaatatttcattttgaatatattagacttcatgctaccatggtatgtgactgcatttggggaaatgtcacagatctgtatgtttaacagactactgtgaagatgcttttaacaatgatagttaatgggacttgctcctggatcagtgtgggcaggattgcagcctaggattgttaaaaagtttcctgcttgatgtcacttccggtcatgacatcacttccagtgggtcctgacagattcttattctaaaaagtgggtccaggtgctaaatgtgtgagaaccactgctttaaaccatGCTGATCTTGTCTTTTCATCATAATCCTCTGCTTTTATTCCTCATGCACTTCTAATATCCATGCATTCTTTCTGTTTTAGTTCAGTAAAACTGTTTTTCTATCACAAATGCTTAATATCAGCCATTAAACATACTTTGCTTTGCCATAGCAAATCTTTTTTTTGACAAGCTAGTAAAGGAGTATTAGATTTTATTACCCATGGGGTAGACATCAGATAAGTATGTGTATATGCCTCCAACTTAGACATTTCATGATCAATTTCCAGTACTTTAATTTTCAGACCATGCTATACTTCATCTCCCTTAGGATTAGTCAGAAGAACTTTGTTTGACTATTTCTTGTGCAGAACCCTGTCAGTGTGTTCTTTACACATGCTCTAAATCTTAGGGAGGTCAGCTATAAGCATGCCTGCTggtttcatttatgtaaaatacCATCCCATTCTCATCTAGAAAGTGCCGTCAAAAACCAAAGGCCTGAGAATTGTTTTTTGTGTACTCTTGTGTTGCCTAGAAGCAATCTTTCAAATGCTGTTTTAGAGAAAGCAGTCTGTATGGTAGAAGGATCCCTCGGTGCATTTTCACCAACATAAATGAGAGGCTTGGGATGAAGAATCAGTGTTACTCCAAAATACCTGAGATTTTTCTTTCAGGACTCAAGTAGCAGTTGTGATGGGCTGCCCATTTCCTAAGTGGCAGAAGCCCCCAAGTGTGATGATTAGATAAATTTCCTTTtgaaataataactaggtatttagcTGCAAGTGGGCTTCCATATATGTATGATATCTGGCtttcccccacacaccccagagcaTGATGCTGAATGCCTATATTGATAACTTCTCATAGATCTCTTCTTTATGTGCAGTGCCCTTATCTTCAgagaagtgttttttttccttatctctTGAGCTATAGATTTGTAGCAATCCAGTACAGAGAATAGAAATCAGAGGAAGAAAATGTTTTTGTGAGCCATGCTTTGACCCTGACTTGACCAtgttttctctctcctctccccccataCCATTCTTGTCTTCCAGCATTTGTCATCATGATAATATTAGCCCTCATCCACATCGCCAGGGGTGAAGGGGAAGGTCATCCCCCTCTCGCTCAACTTTCAGGAATTCGCAATCTCTTTGGGGTATGTGTTTATTCCTTCATGTGTCAGCACTCCTTACCATCCCTCATTACTCCCATCTCCAAGAAGAAACATATCAGCAAGTTGGTCCTGCTGGATTACATCTTGATCCTGGGTTTTTATAGTCTTCTGTCCTTCACAGCTATCTACTGCTTCCGCAATGGGACTCTCATGGACATGTATACACTCAATTTCACCAACTGCGACGTTGTCAGTGTTGCCTTCATCCGCTACTTCCTGGGCCTCTTTCCTGTGTTCACCATCAGCACCAACTTTCCTATAATTGCCGTAACTCTCAGAAACAATTGGAAGACTCTTTTCCACCGGGAAGGAGGAACCTATCCATGGGTAGTAGAtagaatttttttcccagccattACACTAATTCCTCCCATTGTCGTGGCTTTCTGCACTCATGATTTGGAGTCCTTGGTGGGCATTACTGGGGCCTATGCTGGGAATGGCATCCAGTACATAATCCCTGCTTTCTTAGCATACTGTAGCAGAAAAGACACTCAACTGGTCTTTGGAAATGGCACACTCAataaacatttgtcccctttccgaCACACGTTCTGGATTGGGTTTGTGCTGTTCTGGGGTCTTTTTTGCTTTGTCTTTGTGACTGCAAATATCATTTTGAGTGAAACAAAGCTTTGATGGTGGATATACAAGATAGATATCCTGCCTATGCCAGAACCTGAAGATTTTTAGGATTCATAATCCTTGCCTTGCACCTGGTAAGAACTTTTCTAAACAGTCTGCTTGCGAATACGGTGTTGGAATGTGAGACTTGAGCTTGATGCTCACCTAAAAATTTGTTGTGTGTTGCTGCTTGTTCAACTCAGATTTTCCACTCAAGTTATAAAGCTGTGAGCTGGAGTACCACCGGGTTGTCATGCTTGTCCACGATCTGAGTTTTTCACTTCAACCAGAGATTCTCATACAGAATGTCTTCCTTGCTGTTCTGCAGTGATATGTCAAAGGCTGTCAGATATGCATCTCTTCCTCAAGAGTGATGGTGAGGACCATATTGCTGTTACCAGTCAAGCAAGCAGCCACGGAATCAAGCAAGCAGTGATTTTATATTGTACTTATCTTCCTTCAGAAGTAAGACTGCTCTTTTCCCAGCTAGTGGGGAAAAAATCACAGGGTGGGGACTACTGGTTAAACTGGGCTGCATAATTGTTCATATTTTCCATGGTGTAGTATAGGAGCAAACTAAACTGTGGAATAGGAAAGAGGAGAATGCTCCCAATAATAGCTTTTTCACACCTTGACACTTTCTTAGcattttccttttcctgttgCAGGTTTTCCAATATCTTCCTTGCTGCATGTATATGGATGGTCTCTGGCATTAGACTCATAGGTGATTATCTGGGTCTACATTAATAGTTTAATCTGATAAGCTTGCAACTACTTCTTGCTTCTGTTAGTTTTGTCTTCCATATACCACTTCTAGCCTCCAATTGTCCCTCCCCATTTGTTCTGTTATATACAGTGAGTTTAAGAGGAAAGTACTGCCCTTAGAATCTTCAGTTTCATACCCGTGTTGGGGCAGGCCCTGACTGTAGCTCACATATGCATGGACATGAAGGTGCTGATTATTTGGTGGACTGGTAATGTGTAAAAATTTATAGAACGCAGGGCCTTGTTTCCAAGTCACTGCATAATAGAGGACAATGCCTAACTTTGTTCCAGAAATAGATAGCTCAATTGTAACCAGAAAGAATAAAATCATGTTGTGAAAATAAGAAAGTTTCCTAAAACCCTTGATTTATGTCTTCTGCCTGAATGTAAAGGCAACCATTGTCTCCTAAAGTTCACCAAATTCCAAGACAGCTGAATTTCACTCTAAAAATATCCCTCCTCAGCAATGTTCAtggaattttaaaatattagtcTTTTGCCCATCTTCATTTTCTCGTCTAAGTTGCCAGCTTTGTTGTGAACATTGGTTCAGACTACATATGATCATGGAAGACCTATGTCTTTAAACTTGCATCTAAGGGGTGAGACacaatctcatttttaaaagcaaaaaaggtGCAGATGAAAGGGTGTGTGAAAACCAGTCATCCTGTCTCTCCCCTGATGCCACTTTCCTGTCAGTTGCACTCCAGTACCAGAAGTGAGCCTCAGAGGGAGAAAAGTGCTGCAGGAACATGAAAGCTGCTTTTGGTCTTCAAATCTGATCCAACTCTGCCTTCCTGTTTTTTACAAGTAGAGGATACCTAGATTTAAAGGGACAGATCTGCCC is a window from the Tiliqua scincoides isolate rTilSci1 chromosome 2, rTilSci1.hap2, whole genome shotgun sequence genome containing:
- the TMEM104 gene encoding transmembrane protein 104, whose protein sequence is MPGSITDTGELYSPYVGLVYMFNLIVGTGALTMPKAFAAAGWLVSLILIMFLGFMSYMTTTFVMEAMAAANAQLRWKRMEKHKEDDDDDSSSGVSDSDVLLPDGYERSEIRPILSVQRRGAPNIFEITERVEMGQMASMFFNKVGVNLFYFCIIIYLYGDLAIYAAAVPVSLMQVTCSVTGNRSCSVGDGTKYNDTDKCWGPIRRIDAYRIYLAVFTLLLGPFTFFNVQKTKYLQIMTSLMRWIAFVIMIILALIHIARGEGEGHPPLAQLSGIRNLFGVCVYSFMCQHSLPSLITPISKKKHISKLVLLDYILILGFYSLLSFTAIYCFRNGTLMDMYTLNFTNCDVVSVAFIRYFLGLFPVFTISTNFPIIAVTLRNNWKTLFHREGGTYPWVVDRIFFPAITLIPPIVVAFCTHDLESLVGITGAYAGNGIQYIIPAFLAYCSRKDTQLVFGNGTLNKHLSPFRHTFWIGFVLFWGLFCFVFVTANIILSETKL